The sequence below is a genomic window from Thalassomonas haliotis.
TAAAGGCAAGGCGACGTTTTCTAAAACGGTTAAATCACCTATTAAGTTAAATGCCTGAAAAATAAATCCTATCTCTTTATTTCGAATTTCAGCGCGCTGATAAACATCCAAATCGTGCACCTGATAGCCGTTCAACAGGTATTGCCCGCTGGACGAGGTTTCAAGCAAGCCCAGAATAGACAGCAAGGTAGATTTACCACAACCTGAAGGGCCTGCAATGCTCAGGTATTCACCGGCATTGATAATCAAATCAACTCCCCTGATAGCACTGGTTACACCGCCATCGCTGGTAAAATCTTTGCTCAGTTTCGTTAATTTAATTAAAGGTTCGTCATTCATTATTACTTCCTTAATCTTTATGCAAGTGAGCTGTCTGCTCTAACTTAATGGTT
It includes:
- a CDS encoding ABC transporter ATP-binding protein, with translation MNDEPLIKLTKLSKDFTSDGGVTSAIRGVDLIINAGEYLSIAGPSGCGKSTLLSILGLLETSSSGQYLLNGYQVHDLDVYQRAEIRNKEIGFIFQAFNLIGDLTVLENVALPLSYRKMKKAERHEIAMHSLEKVNMADRAKYYPAQLSGGQQQRIAVARSLVVDPSILLADEPTGNLDSKNGGAIMNLFDELHDEGRTICMVTHDARFAKRSQRVVQLEDGVLC